The genome window GACGATCTTGCCGCTGATGGTGCGCGGGATATCGGTGACGGCGAGGATTTTCGCCGGCACATGGCGCGGCGTGGTGTTGGCGCGAATCACCTGGCGAATCTGTTGCTCCAGGGCGTCATCGAGTTCAATGCCCTCATTGAGGCGCACAAACAGCACCACCCGCACATCGTCCTGCCAGCGTTGGCCGATGGCCAGGCTTTCCAGGACCTGCGGGACCTTTTCCACCTGGCGATAAATCTCCGCCGTGCCGATGCGCACACCGCCCGGGTTGAGCACCGCGTCGGAGCGCCCATGAATTAGCAGGCTGCCATTGGGGCGTTGTTCGGCGTAGTCGCCCTGGGCCCATACACCGGGAAACTGGCTGAAATACGCCGCGCGCAGCGTGTGCTGGTGCGGGTCATTCCACAGCCCGATCGGCATGGCCGGAAAATGCCGAGTGCAGACCAATTCGCCTTTTTCGCCGATCAGCGGCTGGCCCTGGTCGTTCCACACTTCGATGGCCATCGCCAGGCTCTTGCACTGCATTTCGCCACGCCGCACCGGCAGCGCCGGGTTGCCGATCACAAAGCAGGAGACGATATCGGTGCCGCCCGACATCGACGACAGGCACAGCTCGCTTTTGATGTCGCGGTACACGTAGTCGTAGCTCTGCGGCGACAGCGGCGAGCCGGTTGAAATCAGCCCTTTGAGGCTGCTCAAATCATGACTCAGCCGCGGTTGCAGGCCGGCTTTTTCCAGGGTGACGAGGTATTTCGGGCTGGTGCCGAATACGCTGATTGTCTCGGCATCGATCAGGTCGATCAGCCGTTCGGGGCCGGGGTGAAAGGGCGAGCCGTCGTACAGCACGGCGGTCGCGCCGAGGGCCAGCACCGACACCAGCCAGTTCCACATCATCCAGCCGCACGTGGTGTAGTAAAAGAGGCAGTCATCCCGCGACAGGTCGGCATGCAGGCCGTGTTCCTTGAGGTGCGTGAGCAACACGCCGCCGGTGCCGTGGATGATGCACTTGGGCACGCCGGTGGTGCCGCTGGAATAGAGGATGTACAGCGGGTGATTGAACGGCACTGCGACAAATTCAGGTTCGCCGCCGGGTTGGTAAAAGTCGCCCCACAGCGTGACCTTGGCGTGGGTCTGATAATCCGCGGCTGTCGCCTGTGGCCGGGCATACGGCACGATGATCAGCTGTTGCAGGGACGGCAGGCGCGCGAGGATTTCATGCAGCTTGGCGCTTTGGTCGATGGCCTTGCCGGCATAGCGATAACCCGCGCAGGTGATCAGCACCTTGGGTTCGATCTGGCCGAAACGGTCGATCACGCCTTGGGTGCCGAAGTCCGGCGATGAACAGGACCAGATCGCCCCGAGGCTGCTGGTGGCGAGCATGCCGACCAGGGTTTGCCAGGTGTTGGGCATGCACGCGGCCACGCGGTCGCCCACCCCTACACCCGCTGCGCGCAGGCTGTGTTGCAGGCCGGCGACGTGGCTAGCCAGTTCGGCGTAGGTCAGCTGTTCGCGCTGGCCGTCCTCGCTGATGGCGACCACGGCCGGGTGATCATCACGGCGGCGCAGCAGGTGTTCGGCAAAGTTCAGCGTGGCGTCGGGAAACCACTGGGCGCTGGGCATTTCACGGTCTTCGATCAGCGTCACCGAGGGCGGGCTGCGAAATTGCACGTCAAAGAACCCGACGATGGCCTGCCAGAAGTCGGCGCGCTGGTCGATGCTCCACTGGTGCAGGGCCGGGTAGTCGGGCAGTTGCACGCTGTAGCGGTCGTTGACGAAGCGGCGGAACTGGTCCATCCGCGTGTTGGCGATGCGTTCCGGGGAAGGTTGCCAGAGGATCTCGGACATTGCGCAATCTCTTGTGCTTAGATGAAATCTACCCAACAGCACGGAGCAAATGTGCGAGCGGGCTTGCTCGCGAATGCGGTGGGTCAGTTACAAACTGGCTGGCTGACACGCCTCCTTCGCGAGCAAGCCCGCTGCCACATTTTAAAACGCCTGTGTGTGGAATAGCGGGGTTTACTGCGCCAGCCAGCCACCATCGATATTCCACGCCGCGCCGCGCACCTGGGCACCGGCCTCGCTGCACAGAAACAACACCAGCTCACCCAACTGCGGCGGTGTCACAAACTCCAGCGACGGCTGTTTCTCCGCGAGCAAATCATGCTGCGCCTGCTGCGGATCAACGCCGTTGGCCGCACGGTCATCAATCTG of Pseudomonas fluorescens contains these proteins:
- a CDS encoding acetoacetate--CoA ligase, translated to MSEILWQPSPERIANTRMDQFRRFVNDRYSVQLPDYPALHQWSIDQRADFWQAIVGFFDVQFRSPPSVTLIEDREMPSAQWFPDATLNFAEHLLRRRDDHPAVVAISEDGQREQLTYAELASHVAGLQHSLRAAGVGVGDRVAACMPNTWQTLVGMLATSSLGAIWSCSSPDFGTQGVIDRFGQIEPKVLITCAGYRYAGKAIDQSAKLHEILARLPSLQQLIIVPYARPQATAADYQTHAKVTLWGDFYQPGGEPEFVAVPFNHPLYILYSSGTTGVPKCIIHGTGGVLLTHLKEHGLHADLSRDDCLFYYTTCGWMMWNWLVSVLALGATAVLYDGSPFHPGPERLIDLIDAETISVFGTSPKYLVTLEKAGLQPRLSHDLSSLKGLISTGSPLSPQSYDYVYRDIKSELCLSSMSGGTDIVSCFVIGNPALPVRRGEMQCKSLAMAIEVWNDQGQPLIGEKGELVCTRHFPAMPIGLWNDPHQHTLRAAYFSQFPGVWAQGDYAEQRPNGSLLIHGRSDAVLNPGGVRIGTAEIYRQVEKVPQVLESLAIGQRWQDDVRVVLFVRLNEGIELDDALEQQIRQVIRANTTPRHVPAKILAVTDIPRTISGKIVELAVRNVVHGEPVKNTDALANPEALAQFRDRPELA